The following coding sequences lie in one Chloroflexota bacterium genomic window:
- a CDS encoding DUF1015 domain-containing protein yields the protein MADVRPFHGIRFNPARVPDVGAALCPPFDIISPEEQSRLYAKSPHNIVRVELTREEGGREKYALAAETMRAWRASGVLMQEPEPAYYAAEHDFTYRGKTMTRLELTAAIRLEDFPGAVKPHEDTRKGPKEDRLKLMTATEANVSPIMLLYQSSPMVREVLQKARATAKPLAVELGGGERFRLWPVTNPVFLAALQHAFSQEYLYIADGHHRYETSLYYSKQNPGKGEAAAHVLATLIAFDDPGLLSLPYHRVLKGLDGAAMAKLKGAVEGHFTIERHHARGPSEGTAGAILDSLAREDVLFEVWGMEPERRWTLRLSDRGVIEKIAGSDHSKSWAGLGATLFRELILLPTLGVKEEEAEKEGRLTFAKDAMEAVELVGKGGYQVAFLPHAVPMAGLKEVSDRQERMPPKATYFHPKLPTGLVMKSLAGGL from the coding sequence ATGGCCGATGTGCGGCCCTTCCACGGCATCCGTTTCAATCCGGCGCGCGTTCCCGACGTGGGCGCGGCGCTCTGCCCGCCGTTCGACATCATCTCCCCGGAGGAGCAATCGCGGCTGTACGCGAAGAGCCCGCATAACATCGTGCGGGTGGAGCTGACGAGGGAGGAGGGCGGGAGAGAGAAGTATGCGCTGGCGGCGGAGACGATGCGGGCCTGGCGCGCGAGCGGCGTGCTGATGCAGGAGCCGGAGCCGGCGTACTACGCGGCGGAGCACGATTTCACCTATCGCGGGAAGACGATGACGCGGCTGGAGCTGACGGCGGCGATCCGGCTGGAGGATTTCCCCGGGGCGGTGAAGCCCCACGAGGATACGCGGAAGGGGCCGAAGGAAGACCGCCTGAAGCTGATGACGGCGACGGAGGCGAACGTCAGTCCCATCATGCTTCTGTACCAGTCGTCGCCGATGGTGCGAGAGGTGCTGCAGAAGGCGCGGGCGACGGCGAAGCCGCTGGCGGTGGAGCTGGGCGGCGGCGAGCGGTTCCGCCTATGGCCAGTGACGAACCCGGTCTTTCTGGCGGCGCTGCAGCACGCCTTTTCTCAGGAGTATCTCTACATCGCGGACGGGCACCACCGGTATGAGACGTCGCTCTATTACAGCAAGCAGAACCCCGGGAAGGGCGAGGCGGCGGCGCATGTGCTGGCGACACTGATCGCTTTTGACGATCCGGGGCTGTTGAGCCTGCCGTACCACCGGGTGCTGAAGGGGCTGGACGGCGCGGCGATGGCGAAGCTGAAGGGGGCGGTGGAGGGGCATTTCACGATCGAGCGCCACCATGCGCGAGGGCCATCGGAGGGCACCGCGGGGGCGATCCTGGACAGCCTGGCCAGGGAGGATGTGCTGTTCGAGGTGTGGGGGATGGAGCCGGAGCGCCGGTGGACGCTGCGGCTATCGGATAGGGGAGTGATCGAGAAGATCGCGGGAAGCGACCATTCGAAGTCGTGGGCGGGCCTGGGGGCGACGCTCTTTCGGGAGCTTATCCTGCTGCCGACGCTCGGCGTGAAGGAGGAGGAGGCGGAGAAGGAGGGGAGGCTGACCTTCGCGAAGGATGCGATGGAGGCGGTGGAGCTGGTGGGCAAGGGGGGCTATCAAGTTGCTTTCCTTCCGCACGCAGTGCCGATGGCTGGGCTGAAGGAGGTCTCCGACCGGCAGGAGAGGATGCCGCCGAAGGCGACGTATTTCCATCCGAAGCTGCCGACGGGGTTGGTGATGAAGTCGTTGGCGGGGGGGTTGTAG
- a CDS encoding amidohydrolase: MSRPYRIISADSHVNPSPAIYAERLPREYRDRAPKVFEKGGEEVAVFEGREEKFEMLASVAGMGYENYKADAKSYQEGRAGGYDAKARLVDMDTDGIQADVLFGSGSGGGVRLKTEDRPFRFALMQAYNDWLGDYCKVAPGRLIGIAEIPHWDVELAVGEARRARKMGLRGVAIPAIPTIAPGDRSYLDRVYEPLWSALEELEMPAHMHLGTRPVTAGIDRNFFVRLSTNKAVMAEPIASMLFSGVLERHPELKVVSVESGVGWMAFLVPWMDNVYERHRHWTKLRLPEKPSHYFQRQVRATFIEDPVGVRERHTIGISVIMWSNDYPHSDSTWPHSRKAIDEQFAGVPAADRDAMVYGNAAALYGVK, encoded by the coding sequence ATGAGCAGACCATATCGCATCATTTCAGCAGATTCGCACGTGAATCCTTCGCCGGCGATCTATGCCGAGCGGCTGCCGCGGGAGTATCGGGACCGGGCGCCGAAGGTCTTTGAGAAGGGCGGCGAGGAGGTCGCCGTTTTTGAGGGGCGGGAGGAGAAATTCGAGATGCTGGCCTCGGTGGCTGGGATGGGCTATGAGAACTACAAGGCGGATGCGAAGAGTTATCAGGAGGGCAGGGCGGGCGGGTATGACGCGAAGGCGCGCCTTGTTGATATGGATACGGACGGCATCCAGGCGGATGTGCTGTTCGGGAGCGGGAGCGGCGGCGGCGTCCGGTTGAAGACGGAGGATAGGCCGTTCCGCTTTGCGCTGATGCAGGCGTATAACGATTGGCTGGGCGACTATTGCAAGGTCGCGCCGGGCAGGCTGATCGGGATCGCGGAGATACCGCACTGGGACGTGGAGCTTGCGGTGGGCGAGGCGAGGCGGGCGCGGAAGATGGGCTTGCGCGGCGTGGCGATCCCCGCGATCCCGACGATCGCGCCGGGGGACCGCTCGTACCTGGACCGGGTGTACGAGCCGCTGTGGTCGGCGCTGGAGGAGCTGGAGATGCCGGCGCACATGCACCTGGGGACGCGCCCGGTGACGGCGGGGATAGACCGGAATTTCTTCGTGCGGCTCTCCACGAACAAGGCGGTGATGGCGGAGCCGATCGCAAGTATGCTCTTTTCCGGCGTGCTGGAGCGGCACCCGGAGCTGAAGGTGGTCTCCGTGGAATCGGGAGTGGGCTGGATGGCCTTTCTTGTGCCGTGGATGGACAACGTATACGAGCGGCACCGGCACTGGACGAAGCTGCGGCTGCCCGAGAAGCCGAGCCACTATTTCCAGCGGCAGGTGCGCGCGACGTTCATCGAGGACCCGGTGGGCGTGCGGGAGCGGCACACGATCGGGATCAGCGTGATCATGTGGTCGAACGATTACCCGCACAGCGACAGCACGTGGCCGCATTCGCGGAAGGCGATAGACGAGCAGTTCGCGGGCGTGCCCGCGGCGGACCGGGATGCGATGGTGTACGGGAACGCGGCGGCGCTGTACGGGGTGAAGTGA
- a CDS encoding amidohydrolase, with product MPTDLKQTIARITPDVVSLRRDLHIHPELSFHEQRTAQVLAKHLESLGIPVQTGVGKTGVVGLLKGGAKGKTVALRADIDALPITETADRVYRSKNTGVMHACGHDGHAAIVAGAAYVLSKLAPELKGQVKFIFQPAEETANGAVAMIQDGAMKNPKPDAMVSIHLWNYLPVGTVGLRSGALWASVDDLRITIRGKGGHGGLPHQTIDPMPTAAQIVMAFQQLVSREVSPFHPVVLTVGSIKGGTAYNIIPEQVTMSGTLRTYDMKLRDHLIGRIEGLIKGICQAMRCEYDFEARFCCPPLVNDPKLTEFVRGVCAKAFGEKRVVTVDQATTGDDVAYFFDHAPGCYIMVGSGNLKKGLDKPHHHPQFDFDEAALPVGVEALVRSALAYLNG from the coding sequence ATGCCCACCGACCTCAAGCAGACCATCGCCCGCATCACCCCGGACGTCGTCTCCCTCCGCCGCGACCTCCACATCCACCCCGAACTCTCCTTCCACGAACAGCGCACCGCCCAGGTCCTCGCTAAACACCTGGAAAGCCTCGGCATCCCCGTCCAGACCGGCGTCGGCAAAACCGGCGTCGTCGGCCTCCTCAAGGGCGGCGCAAAGGGCAAGACCGTCGCCCTCCGCGCCGATATAGACGCCCTCCCCATCACCGAAACCGCCGACCGCGTCTATCGCTCCAAGAACACCGGCGTCATGCACGCCTGCGGGCATGATGGCCATGCCGCCATCGTCGCCGGCGCCGCCTACGTCCTCTCCAAGTTGGCCCCCGAGCTCAAAGGCCAGGTCAAGTTCATCTTCCAGCCCGCGGAAGAGACGGCCAACGGCGCGGTCGCCATGATCCAGGACGGCGCCATGAAGAACCCCAAGCCGGACGCGATGGTCTCCATCCACCTCTGGAACTACCTCCCCGTCGGCACCGTCGGCCTTCGCAGCGGCGCCCTCTGGGCCAGTGTGGACGATCTCCGCATCACCATCCGCGGCAAGGGCGGCCACGGCGGCCTGCCCCACCAGACCATTGATCCCATGCCCACCGCCGCCCAGATCGTCATGGCCTTCCAGCAGCTCGTCAGCCGCGAAGTCTCGCCCTTCCATCCCGTCGTCCTCACCGTCGGCTCCATCAAGGGCGGCACCGCCTACAACATCATCCCCGAGCAAGTCACCATGAGCGGCACCCTCCGCACCTACGATATGAAGCTTCGCGACCACCTCATCGGCCGTATCGAAGGTCTCATCAAAGGCATCTGCCAGGCCATGCGCTGCGAGTACGACTTCGAAGCCCGCTTCTGCTGCCCACCCCTCGTCAACGATCCCAAGCTCACCGAGTTCGTCCGCGGCGTCTGCGCCAAGGCCTTCGGCGAAAAGCGCGTCGTCACCGTTGACCAGGCCACCACCGGCGACGATGTCGCCTACTTCTTCGATCACGCCCCCGGCTGCTACATCATGGTCGGCTCCGGCAATCTCAAAAAAGGCCTGGACAAGCCGCACCATCATCCCCAGTTCGACTTCGATGAAGCCGCCCTTCCGGTCGGCGTCGAAGCCCTCGTCCGCAGCGCCCTCGCCTACCTCAACGGCTAG
- the gap gene encoding type I glyceraldehyde-3-phosphate dehydrogenase — MATKIGINGFGRIGRQVFRAIHERYPGTLQVAAVNDLTDAKSNAHLLKYDTNYGQFPGKVEASNGNLVVNERTIKVFAERDPAKIPWRDVGAELVIESTGVFTDADKAAGHTKGGAKKVIISAPASGEDQTLVLGVNDKVFAPGKHTIVSNASCTTNCVAPLAKVLHDTFTIKHGLMSTVHSYTNDQKILDVVHSDLRRARAAAMNIIPTTTGAAKAVGLALPELQGKLHGLAFRVPTSTVSVIDLVVEVGRKVTVEEVNAAYKKAADGPMKGILQYSDEPLVSSDFKGNAHSCIFDAPLTMVMDGTMVKVVGWYDNEWGYSCRVADLANFIASKGL; from the coding sequence ATGGCGACAAAGATCGGCATCAACGGCTTCGGCCGCATCGGACGGCAGGTTTTCCGGGCGATCCACGAGCGGTACCCCGGCACGCTGCAGGTGGCGGCGGTGAACGACCTGACGGACGCCAAGTCCAACGCGCATCTGCTGAAGTACGACACGAACTACGGCCAGTTCCCCGGGAAGGTGGAGGCGAGCAACGGGAACCTGGTGGTGAACGAGCGCACGATCAAGGTCTTCGCGGAGCGTGACCCGGCGAAGATCCCCTGGCGCGATGTGGGGGCTGAGTTGGTGATCGAGTCCACGGGCGTCTTCACGGACGCGGACAAGGCCGCGGGCCACACGAAGGGCGGCGCGAAGAAGGTGATCATCTCCGCGCCGGCCAGCGGCGAGGACCAGACGCTGGTGCTGGGCGTGAACGACAAGGTTTTTGCGCCGGGGAAGCATACGATCGTCTCCAACGCCTCCTGCACGACGAACTGCGTGGCGCCCCTGGCGAAGGTGCTGCACGATACGTTCACGATCAAGCACGGCTTGATGAGCACGGTGCATTCGTACACGAACGACCAGAAGATCCTGGATGTGGTGCACAGCGATCTGCGACGGGCGCGGGCGGCGGCGATGAACATCATCCCGACGACGACGGGCGCGGCGAAGGCCGTGGGCCTCGCGCTGCCGGAGCTGCAAGGCAAGCTGCACGGGCTGGCCTTCCGGGTGCCGACCTCGACGGTCTCCGTGATTGATCTGGTGGTGGAGGTCGGGCGCAAGGTGACGGTGGAGGAAGTGAACGCGGCCTATAAGAAGGCGGCGGACGGCCCGATGAAGGGCATCCTGCAGTATTCGGACGAGCCGCTGGTGAGCAGCGATTTCAAGGGGAATGCGCACAGCTGCATCTTCGACGCGCCACTGACGATGGTGATGGACGGCACGATGGTGAAGGTGGTGGGCTGGTACGATAACGAGTGGGGCTACAGCTGCCGGGTGGCTGATCTGGCGAATTTCATCGCGTCCAAGGGGTTGTAG
- a CDS encoding OsmC family peroxiredoxin: MTTRPKSFIYNTSLRWQRDVEGVLSAPGKPDIKVSSPPEFKGPEGNWTPENLYIAAIETCLMLTYLAYCRSRKVELASYTSAAEGVLEPISGVQIISKVTVRPKIVVKGQEHLAQAQEIASFVQEKCFISNSVESDVIVEPEISVAG, encoded by the coding sequence ATGACGACACGGCCGAAGTCGTTCATCTACAACACGAGCCTGCGGTGGCAGAGGGATGTGGAGGGCGTGCTCTCGGCGCCTGGGAAGCCGGATATCAAGGTATCGTCGCCGCCGGAGTTCAAGGGGCCTGAGGGGAACTGGACGCCGGAGAACCTGTACATCGCCGCCATCGAGACGTGCCTGATGCTGACGTACCTGGCCTACTGCCGCTCGCGGAAGGTGGAGCTGGCTTCGTACACCAGCGCCGCCGAAGGCGTGCTGGAGCCAATCTCCGGGGTGCAAATCATCAGCAAGGTGACGGTGCGTCCGAAGATCGTGGTGAAGGGCCAGGAGCATCTGGCGCAGGCGCAGGAGATCGCGAGCTTCGTGCAAGAGAAGTGCTTCATCTCCAATTCGGTGGAGAGTGACGTGATCGTGGAGCCGGAGATCTCAGTCGCGGGGTAA
- a CDS encoding nucleotidyltransferase domain-containing protein, translating to MPTLQERPLTTTQRQRRPKRSSMPARSSASVKIISLDRRRARDQVRAAVRRLAARRPEVLRALLFGSLARGDAVPGSDADVLLVLKHSAKPFMKRFDDYRLPPVGIPVDLFAYTEAELHKMQSEGNQFIAHALAEGVEIYRRQGALPRD from the coding sequence ATGCCCACCCTGCAGGAGCGCCCTTTGACTACTACACAAAGGCAGAGGCGGCCGAAGCGGTCATCCATGCCCGCAAGATCGTCCGCTTCTGTGAAAATCATATCGCTTGACCGCCGGCGCGCCCGCGATCAAGTCCGCGCCGCCGTGCGTCGCCTCGCGGCGCGCCGCCCGGAGGTCCTTCGCGCTCTCTTGTTCGGCTCCCTCGCCCGCGGCGATGCCGTCCCAGGCAGTGACGCCGATGTCCTGCTCGTGCTCAAGCACAGCGCCAAGCCCTTCATGAAGCGCTTCGACGACTACAGGCTTCCGCCCGTCGGCATCCCCGTTGACCTCTTCGCCTATACGGAGGCCGAACTGCACAAGATGCAAAGCGAGGGCAACCAGTTCATCGCCCACGCCCTGGCCGAGGGCGTGGAGATCTACCGCCGCCAAGGCGCCTTACCCCGCGACTGA
- a CDS encoding HEPN domain-containing protein, with the protein MPSRHADWLAQAKRDFDHAEDAAKAGHFEWSCFAAHQASEKALKALFLKRGMRVVAGHSLRQMLEALKRRERVPLELGESARLLDRHYIPSRYPDAHPAGAPFDYYTKAEAAEAVIHARKIVRFCENHIA; encoded by the coding sequence GTGCCAAGCCGTCACGCCGATTGGCTCGCGCAGGCCAAGCGCGACTTCGACCACGCGGAAGACGCCGCGAAAGCAGGCCACTTCGAATGGTCATGCTTCGCCGCCCATCAAGCGAGCGAAAAGGCGCTCAAAGCCCTCTTCCTCAAGCGTGGCATGCGCGTTGTGGCCGGTCATTCTCTCAGGCAGATGCTTGAGGCGCTGAAGCGTCGCGAGCGCGTGCCGCTCGAATTGGGCGAATCGGCGCGTCTCCTCGATAGGCACTACATCCCGTCGAGATATCCAGATGCCCACCCTGCAGGAGCGCCCTTTGACTACTACACAAAGGCAGAGGCGGCCGAAGCGGTCATCCATGCCCGCAAGATCGTCCGCTTCTGTGAAAATCATATCGCTTGA
- a CDS encoding amidohydrolase, which produces MPRLAPVITAVFPAIEKSDNGIGAPCGWPGASCFPSGPGDGTPVVSHGQDSATPPVGYAASPKAAPACHDDSRHGSMSLIPSGLIFAYGRSKIRQPTPNRMRSIESGGAMKYNVINADGHTIEPPDMWQRYMPKKFHDRIPKVVKDKKGGDAWQFYPDVPSSAIGMVTTAGKRYEDFHWYGSTYQSINKGCWDGKSRVQEMLFDGVDAEVLYPSQRTMTYFTGSDDLEFHRAGVDAYNKWIYEEFSGADHKRLIPMYQMPNLGLETAVTELKRARKEGFRGVILTHYPSGKPNISKDDDLFWATAQEMGLPVHIHINIGGGERNAREAAIKAAQSSEDLKRLLGGIPFGNFPNACSEIIHSGVFDRYPKLKMVGVEVQAGWIPAVLAWWDDRYWRNRTMAHCELKKLPSQYFFDNWLVTFIIDRFGVKNRHDIGVQTMMWSTDYPHHGCDWPYTRKVINEMFDGVSEPEKHQILCGNAMQLYGLKNDPE; this is translated from the coding sequence ATGCCTCGGCTCGCCCCGGTGATCACGGCCGTCTTCCCCGCGATCGAAAAGTCGGACAACGGCATCGGCGCTCCTTGCGGCTGGCCTGGGGCTAGCTGCTTTCCTTCAGGGCCCGGTGATGGTACACCGGTGGTATCGCACGGGCAAGATTCGGCGACTCCTCCCGTCGGATACGCCGCGTCTCCCAAAGCCGCGCCTGCCTGCCATGACGATTCTCGTCATGGCAGTATGAGCCTCATCCCCAGCGGCTTGATTTTCGCCTACGGCAGGAGCAAAATCCGCCAACCAACGCCCAATCGCATGCGAAGCATTGAGAGTGGAGGAGCTATGAAGTACAACGTCATCAACGCCGACGGCCATACCATCGAGCCACCCGATATGTGGCAGCGCTATATGCCCAAGAAGTTCCATGACCGGATCCCTAAAGTGGTCAAGGACAAGAAGGGCGGCGACGCCTGGCAGTTCTATCCGGACGTCCCCTCCAGCGCCATCGGCATGGTCACCACCGCTGGCAAGCGCTATGAGGACTTCCACTGGTACGGCTCCACCTATCAGTCCATCAACAAGGGCTGCTGGGACGGCAAGTCCCGAGTCCAGGAGATGCTCTTCGATGGCGTGGACGCTGAAGTCCTCTATCCCTCCCAGCGCACCATGACCTACTTCACCGGCAGCGACGACCTGGAGTTCCACCGCGCCGGCGTGGACGCTTACAACAAGTGGATCTATGAAGAGTTCTCAGGCGCCGACCATAAGCGCCTCATCCCCATGTACCAGATGCCAAACCTCGGCCTGGAAACGGCCGTCACGGAGCTCAAGCGCGCGCGCAAGGAGGGCTTCCGCGGCGTCATCCTCACCCACTATCCCAGCGGCAAGCCCAATATCAGCAAGGACGACGACCTCTTCTGGGCCACGGCGCAGGAGATGGGCCTCCCCGTCCACATCCACATCAACATCGGCGGCGGCGAGCGCAACGCCCGCGAAGCGGCCATCAAGGCCGCCCAGTCTTCGGAAGACCTCAAGCGTCTCCTCGGCGGCATCCCCTTCGGCAACTTCCCCAACGCCTGCTCTGAGATCATCCACTCCGGCGTCTTCGATCGCTATCCCAAGCTCAAGATGGTCGGCGTCGAAGTCCAAGCCGGCTGGATCCCCGCCGTCCTCGCCTGGTGGGACGATCGCTACTGGCGCAACCGCACCATGGCCCACTGCGAGCTCAAGAAGCTCCCCAGCCAGTACTTCTTCGATAACTGGCTCGTCACCTTCATCATTGACCGCTTCGGCGTCAAGAATCGCCACGATATCGGCGTCCAGACCATGATGTGGTCCACGGACTACCCCCACCACGGCTGCGATTGGCCCTACACCCGCAAGGTCATCAATGAGATGTTCGATGGCGTCTCCGAGCCGGAAAAACACCAGATCCTCTGCGGCAACGCCATGCAGCTCTACGGCCTCAAGAACGACCCGGAATAA
- a CDS encoding SDR family oxidoreductase codes for MPLSDFSIAGKTAVITGASRGIGKAIALTFAEAGVDLCVTARSGADLEKVAAQVRGMGRTCVVAAADVAKAEEVDRMAKTAIEGLGRVDILVCNSGVNFGKPLVPLPGYKSETASGDPSYYQPTSDAEWDMVLDTNLKGVFHCIRALGPQMLERKDGKVIIMSSIGAVKASVKRVMYDTSKAALSGLTRSLAVEWAKHQVQVNAIGPGVTSVEYLENDPNFPRIKQTIESRIPMRRLATTREVALLAAYLASPAASYITGQTIFLDGGVLA; via the coding sequence ATGCCGTTGTCCGACTTTTCGATCGCGGGGAAGACGGCCGTGATCACCGGGGCGAGCCGAGGCATCGGCAAGGCGATCGCCCTCACGTTCGCCGAGGCCGGGGTGGACCTGTGCGTCACGGCCCGGAGCGGGGCCGACCTAGAGAAGGTGGCGGCGCAGGTGCGGGGGATGGGTCGCACGTGCGTCGTCGCGGCGGCGGATGTGGCGAAGGCGGAGGAGGTGGACAGGATGGCGAAGACGGCCATCGAGGGACTGGGTCGCGTGGATATCCTGGTCTGCAACTCCGGCGTGAACTTCGGCAAGCCGCTGGTGCCGCTGCCGGGCTACAAGTCGGAGACGGCATCGGGCGACCCGAGCTACTACCAGCCGACTTCGGACGCGGAGTGGGACATGGTGCTGGACACGAACCTGAAGGGCGTCTTCCATTGCATCCGCGCTCTAGGGCCGCAGATGCTGGAGCGCAAAGATGGCAAGGTCATCATCATGAGCTCCATCGGCGCGGTGAAGGCCTCCGTGAAGCGCGTGATGTATGACACGAGCAAGGCGGCGCTCTCCGGGCTGACGCGCTCGCTGGCGGTTGAGTGGGCGAAGCACCAAGTGCAGGTGAACGCCATCGGCCCCGGGGTGACGAGCGTGGAGTATCTGGAGAACGACCCGAACTTCCCGCGCATCAAACAGACCATCGAGTCGCGCATCCCGATGCGTCGCCTCGCGACGACGCGGGAGGTGGCGCTGCTGGCGGCCTACCTCGCATCGCCCGCCGCTTCCTACATCACAGGCCAGACGATCTTTCTCGATGGCGGCGTGCTCGCCTAA
- a CDS encoding acyl-CoA dehydrogenase codes for MAACSPKAGGTMDFAWTAEDAAFAKELDDFLKAELPPWWRGMFTSGERGWEYTKEFCQKIAKKGWLTMAWPKEYGGGDASLWKQVIFREAMARAGEPRGSQYMNTNWIGPTIMQFGTEEQKRYHLTRISKGDVLWCQGFSEPNFGSDLASLQTRAAQDGDDYVINGQKIWTSYAERAEFCFLLARTNQDAPKHKGISVFIVPMKTRGVTVRPIMSMAGGDDFNEVFFEDVRVPRSAMLGAKDEGWRVVTAVLNFERIGLARYEAAKWAVDEVIAYAKRSETHGRSLAKDPLLRQRVADVYARYRVARALNYRLASLMSKKGESPGPADASLTRIHNILMTRRAGDLAMEALGLEGRLSEGTADAPLAGMLEYEWRKSISATIAAGTLEIQKDQVATRGLGLPR; via the coding sequence ATGGCGGCGTGCTCGCCTAAGGCAGGAGGGACGATGGACTTCGCCTGGACAGCGGAAGATGCGGCCTTCGCCAAGGAGTTGGACGATTTCCTGAAGGCGGAGCTTCCCCCGTGGTGGCGCGGCATGTTCACGAGCGGCGAGCGCGGCTGGGAGTACACGAAGGAGTTCTGCCAAAAGATCGCCAAGAAGGGCTGGCTCACGATGGCGTGGCCCAAGGAGTACGGCGGAGGGGACGCCTCCCTGTGGAAGCAGGTGATCTTCCGCGAGGCGATGGCGCGGGCCGGGGAGCCGCGGGGCTCGCAGTATATGAACACGAACTGGATCGGGCCGACGATCATGCAGTTCGGGACGGAGGAGCAGAAGCGCTACCACCTGACGCGCATCTCCAAGGGGGATGTGCTGTGGTGCCAGGGCTTCAGCGAGCCGAACTTCGGCTCGGACCTCGCCTCGCTGCAGACGCGGGCGGCGCAGGACGGCGACGACTATGTGATCAACGGACAGAAGATCTGGACGAGCTATGCGGAACGCGCCGAGTTCTGCTTCCTCCTGGCGCGCACGAACCAGGACGCGCCGAAGCACAAGGGCATCTCCGTCTTCATCGTGCCGATGAAGACGCGGGGCGTGACGGTGCGCCCCATCATGAGCATGGCGGGCGGGGACGACTTCAACGAGGTCTTTTTCGAGGATGTGCGGGTGCCGCGATCGGCGATGCTTGGGGCGAAGGACGAGGGATGGCGCGTGGTGACGGCCGTGCTCAACTTCGAGCGCATCGGCCTGGCGCGGTACGAGGCGGCGAAGTGGGCGGTGGACGAGGTGATCGCCTATGCGAAGCGGAGCGAGACCCACGGCCGATCTCTGGCGAAGGACCCGCTGCTGCGCCAGCGCGTGGCGGACGTCTATGCGCGCTACCGAGTGGCGCGGGCGCTGAACTATCGCCTGGCCTCGCTGATGTCCAAGAAGGGCGAATCGCCGGGGCCGGCCGATGCCTCGCTGACGCGGATCCACAATATCCTGATGACGCGCCGCGCCGGAGACCTGGCGATGGAGGCGCTCGGCCTGGAAGGGCGCCTCTCCGAAGGGACGGCGGATGCGCCGCTGGCGGGCATGCTGGAGTATGAATGGCGCAAGTCTATCTCGGCGACGATAGCGGCGGGGACGCTGGAGATCCAGAAGGACCAGGTGGCGACACGCGGCCTGGGGCTTCCGAGGTAG
- a CDS encoding acyl-CoA dehydrogenase, giving the protein MAQVYLGDDSGGDAGDPEGPGGDTRPGASEVAMDITLSEQERMLQEQARSFLAKEAPLELARAMEHDARGYPPALWKKMAELGWLGIPLPEAHGGAGLGLLELTIIIEEMGKALAPTPLIPTVALGAMAVAEGGSEEQQRRILPRVAGGELVLSVAYMEHGRPDLGWVRDVVATAAHKTKDGYTVTGQKQFAQYAHVADMLLVLAQEAASGKPLWLLVDRNAPGVTVRHLSTTAADHQCHVELKNVAVPSQDALPGDAWTLLERMLQRGAIATCAAMTGGAQRMLEITTEYAKTRVQFGRPIGTFQAVSHRCADMAVETEGARYITYEAAWAYSQGRDAALDVSTAKAYVSDAVREVMLNGHQAHGAIGFSEEHPVPLYSRRAKMGEALFGSASLHRERVARLLGM; this is encoded by the coding sequence ATGGCGCAAGTCTATCTCGGCGACGATAGCGGCGGGGACGCTGGAGATCCAGAAGGACCAGGTGGCGACACGCGGCCTGGGGCTTCCGAGGTAGCGATGGATATCACGCTGAGCGAGCAGGAGCGGATGCTGCAGGAGCAGGCGCGCAGCTTCCTGGCGAAGGAAGCGCCGCTGGAGCTGGCACGGGCGATGGAGCATGATGCGCGCGGCTATCCGCCCGCGCTGTGGAAGAAGATGGCGGAGCTGGGCTGGCTGGGCATCCCGCTGCCTGAGGCGCACGGCGGCGCGGGACTGGGCCTGCTGGAGCTGACGATCATCATCGAGGAGATGGGGAAGGCGCTGGCGCCGACGCCGCTGATCCCGACGGTGGCGCTGGGCGCGATGGCGGTGGCGGAGGGCGGAAGCGAGGAGCAGCAGCGTCGCATCCTCCCGCGCGTGGCCGGCGGGGAGCTGGTGCTTTCGGTCGCTTACATGGAGCATGGGAGGCCCGACCTGGGCTGGGTGCGCGATGTGGTCGCCACGGCGGCGCACAAGACGAAGGACGGCTACACGGTCACCGGGCAGAAGCAGTTCGCGCAGTATGCCCACGTTGCCGATATGCTGTTGGTGCTGGCGCAGGAGGCAGCCTCGGGGAAGCCGCTCTGGCTGCTGGTTGACCGCAACGCGCCGGGGGTGACGGTGCGGCATCTTTCCACAACGGCGGCGGACCACCAGTGCCACGTGGAGCTGAAGAACGTGGCCGTGCCTTCGCAGGATGCGCTGCCCGGGGATGCGTGGACGCTGCTGGAGCGCATGCTGCAGCGCGGAGCCATCGCCACGTGCGCCGCCATGACGGGCGGGGCACAGCGCATGCTGGAGATCACGACGGAGTATGCGAAGACGCGGGTGCAGTTCGGGAGGCCCATCGGGACGTTCCAAGCGGTGAGCCACCGGTGCGCCGATATGGCGGTGGAGACGGAGGGGGCGCGATATATCACATACGAAGCGGCGTGGGCCTATAGCCAGGGGCGCGATGCGGCGCTGGACGTCTCCACGGCGAAGGCCTATGTGAGCGATGCGGTGCGCGAGGTGATGCTGAACGGCCACCAGGCGCATGGAGCCATCGGCTTTTCCGAAGAGCACCCGGTGCCGCTCTATTCGCGGCGGGCGAAGATGGGAGAGGCGCTCTTCGGCAGCGCAAGCCTGCACCGGGAGCGCGTGGCGCGACTGCTGGGGATGTAG